From the Priestia koreensis genome, one window contains:
- a CDS encoding vWA domain-containing protein, giving the protein MKKGTIKQMLVITDGGSNSGQDPVAMAALAREQGITVNVIGVMEENLIDEQGMKEIEGIAASGGGVSQLVYTQQLAQTVQMVTRQAMTQTLQGVVNQELQQILGSKLQMEDLPPEKRGEIMEVVDELGETVDLEILILVDMSASMKNKLPTVKESLLDLAMSLNARMGSNLFSIFLFPGKKKDVEKLMDWSPRLESLSSIFPKLTAGGITPTGPAIQEATHYFERRRSLRSMLTHHEQNIEESGM; this is encoded by the coding sequence TTGAAAAAAGGAACGATTAAGCAAATGCTTGTGATTACTGACGGTGGTTCTAACTCAGGTCAAGATCCTGTTGCAATGGCAGCTTTAGCACGTGAACAAGGTATTACGGTAAACGTTATTGGCGTTATGGAAGAGAATTTAATAGATGAGCAAGGAATGAAGGAAATTGAGGGAATCGCAGCTTCTGGTGGAGGGGTTAGTCAACTTGTCTATACGCAGCAACTCGCACAAACGGTACAAATGGTAACGAGACAAGCCATGACACAAACGCTCCAAGGTGTAGTGAATCAGGAGCTCCAACAAATACTAGGTTCTAAACTACAAATGGAAGACCTCCCCCCTGAAAAGCGTGGAGAAATCATGGAAGTAGTTGATGAACTTGGCGAAACGGTGGATTTAGAGATTCTGATTCTTGTTGATATGAGTGCAAGTATGAAGAATAAGCTTCCAACCGTTAAAGAATCACTTTTAGACCTTGCAATGAGTTTGAATGCTCGTATGGGAAGTAATCTATTTTCTATCTTTTTATTTCCAGGGAAAAAGAAAGACGTTGAGAAACTAATGGATTGGAGCCCACGATTAGAATCTCTATCTAGTATTTTCCCAAAATTAACAGCTGGAGGGATTACACCAACAGGTCCGGCGATTCAGGAAGCAACGCATTATTTTGAGAGAAGACGTTCTTTAAGGAGTATGTTAACTCACCATGAACAAAATATTGAAGAATCAGGTATGTAA
- the yabP gene encoding sporulation protein YabP, with product MSQLYDTGSGNKEQAVHHDISMKGRRLVDITGVKQVESFDNEEFLLETVMGFLSIRGQNLQMKNLDVEKGIVSIKGKVFDIVYLDENQSEKAKGFFSKLFR from the coding sequence ATGAGCCAATTATACGATACAGGTTCAGGTAATAAAGAACAAGCTGTGCATCATGATATTTCAATGAAAGGCCGCAGACTAGTAGATATCACAGGTGTTAAACAGGTTGAAAGCTTTGATAATGAGGAGTTTCTACTTGAAACAGTGATGGGCTTTCTTTCGATTCGAGGCCAAAATCTCCAAATGAAAAATTTGGATGTTGAAAAGGGAATTGTATCGATAAAAGGAAAGGTTTTTGATATAGTATATTTAGATGAAAACCAGTCGGAGAAGGCTAAAGGCTTCTTTAGCAAGCTGTTTCGATGA
- the tilS gene encoding tRNA lysidine(34) synthetase TilS, with amino-acid sequence MIGKVQQFIKKHTLFSPNSTVIVGVSGGPDSLALLHFLNEESERRGLTLIAAHVDHMFRGKESEDDLKFVEAFCRSIDIRCESIQIDVTAYQQKKKLTSQVAARECRYNFFADMMEKYNADTLALAHHGDDQVETILMKLTRGSTMNGYAGIQAKRPFHRGEIVRPLLSVTKQDLIKYCENVGLEPRLDPSNEKTTYTRNRFRHYILPHLKAENPEVHERFQAFSENLSEDQKYLEELTVAEMNTVMKKKGDQGILIDIEEFQKKRKPLQRRGIQLILNYLYTEIPPTLSSANVGDLLALFKSDHPSGRLHLPGGLQAIRSYNECLLTFEEKKDQSYSYHLTVPGQLTLPNGRKLICSIHNQHPIAVKGNDIFLLDERYIGETLTIRSRNLGDKLKIKGMKGTKKVKDIFIDAKVPLSERSVWPIVEDRDGTILWIPGLKKSSYELNTYQQQKYVILYYK; translated from the coding sequence ATGATTGGAAAGGTTCAACAATTTATTAAGAAACATACGTTATTTTCTCCCAACTCTACTGTTATTGTGGGGGTATCAGGGGGACCCGATTCGTTGGCACTTTTACATTTTTTAAATGAAGAAAGTGAGCGAAGGGGCTTGACGCTAATAGCCGCTCATGTTGATCACATGTTTCGAGGGAAGGAATCCGAAGACGATTTAAAATTTGTGGAAGCCTTTTGTCGGTCAATTGATATAAGATGCGAAAGTATTCAAATTGATGTGACGGCTTATCAACAAAAAAAGAAGCTCACTTCCCAAGTAGCAGCAAGAGAGTGTCGGTATAATTTTTTCGCTGATATGATGGAAAAATATAATGCTGATACATTAGCCTTGGCTCACCATGGTGATGATCAAGTTGAAACAATCCTTATGAAGCTGACGCGTGGGAGCACGATGAATGGATACGCTGGGATTCAAGCAAAGCGCCCGTTTCATCGAGGAGAAATAGTTCGCCCTTTATTGTCAGTCACGAAACAAGATCTTATTAAGTATTGTGAGAATGTTGGGTTAGAACCGCGTTTAGATCCTAGTAATGAAAAAACTACTTATACTCGTAATCGATTTCGTCACTATATTCTGCCGCATTTAAAGGCTGAAAATCCTGAAGTACATGAGCGTTTTCAAGCTTTTAGCGAAAATTTATCTGAAGATCAAAAGTACTTAGAGGAATTAACGGTAGCGGAAATGAATACAGTAATGAAAAAGAAAGGTGACCAAGGTATTCTGATCGATATAGAAGAGTTCCAAAAAAAGCGTAAACCTTTACAAAGACGTGGGATTCAACTAATATTAAACTATCTCTACACGGAGATTCCTCCGACTCTTTCCTCAGCGAATGTAGGAGATCTTTTAGCATTATTTAAGAGTGATCATCCATCAGGGCGTCTGCATTTGCCGGGTGGATTACAGGCTATTCGTTCTTATAATGAATGTCTGCTTACTTTTGAGGAGAAGAAAGATCAGTCATATTCATATCACCTTACAGTTCCAGGACAGCTTACTCTCCCTAATGGACGAAAATTAATTTGTTCCATACATAACCAACATCCAATTGCAGTAAAGGGAAACGATATATTTTTACTTGATGAGAGGTACATTGGAGAGACTTTAACTATTCGCTCACGGAATTTAGGCGATAAGTTAAAGATAAAAGGCATGAAAGGGACGAAAAAGGTAAAGGATATTTTCATCGACGCTAAAGTACCTTTGTCTGAACGGAGCGTATGGCCAATTGTAGAGGATCGAGATGGTACGATACTGTGGATACCTGGTTTGAAAAAATCATCCTACGAGTTAAATACCTATCAACAGCAAAAGTATGTTATTTTATACTATAAGTAG
- a CDS encoding protein kinase domain-containing protein has protein sequence MNKILKNQVCKLAPGTLISGKWHHHTYRIVRLLGIGATGVVYLVEDHTGVHVALKISFTNASVTSEVNVLKHFSKVHGKVLGPSLIDVDDWRMSYQSEVLSFYVMEYVKGESFLSFVSSRGIEWMPVLIMQLLKSLGELHQSGWTFGDLKPDNLIVTPTPVQVRWLDVGGTTLHGRSIKEFTDFYDRGYWGLGTRQAQASYDLFAVGMIMINAVYPKRFKKTEGGIAQLKKMIGAKAELKPYEKVLHKALTGKYANAEEMRQDLLYITTHQDKKDSSYRVNIQSSKAPSKTRQTKHKKKKRSRFLETITLFVSVTLIYLLYLWIQVL, from the coding sequence ATGAACAAAATATTGAAGAATCAGGTATGTAAATTAGCTCCAGGTACACTTATCAGTGGAAAGTGGCATCATCATACATATCGCATCGTCCGACTCTTGGGCATAGGTGCTACCGGAGTGGTTTATTTAGTTGAAGATCATACAGGGGTTCATGTAGCATTAAAAATTAGTTTTACTAATGCATCTGTTACATCTGAGGTTAATGTGTTAAAGCACTTCTCAAAGGTCCACGGAAAAGTCCTTGGGCCTTCTTTAATAGATGTAGACGATTGGAGAATGAGTTACCAGTCTGAAGTTCTTTCCTTTTATGTGATGGAGTATGTAAAGGGAGAATCATTTTTATCTTTTGTGAGTAGCAGGGGAATTGAATGGATGCCCGTACTAATTATGCAATTGTTGAAAAGCCTTGGTGAGCTCCATCAATCTGGCTGGACGTTTGGTGATTTAAAGCCAGATAATCTTATTGTCACTCCGACTCCTGTTCAAGTAAGGTGGCTAGATGTAGGAGGAACAACGCTACATGGCCGCTCGATTAAAGAATTTACGGATTTTTATGATCGAGGTTACTGGGGACTAGGGACAAGGCAAGCACAGGCAAGCTACGACTTGTTTGCGGTTGGAATGATTATGATAAATGCTGTCTATCCAAAACGATTTAAGAAAACAGAGGGAGGAATTGCTCAACTTAAAAAGATGATTGGGGCAAAAGCGGAGTTGAAGCCTTATGAGAAAGTATTACATAAAGCTTTAACAGGAAAGTATGCAAACGCTGAGGAGATGAGGCAGGACCTTCTTTACATCACAACTCACCAAGATAAAAAAGACTCTTCGTATAGAGTTAATATACAAAGCTCTAAGGCTCCAAGTAAAACGAGACAAACGAAGCATAAAAAGAAAAAACGTTCACGTTTTTTAGAAACGATTACGCTATTTGTGTCTGTTACCCTTATTTATCTTTTGTATTTATGGATTCAAGTACTATAA
- a CDS encoding RNA-binding S4 domain-containing protein has protein sequence MRLDKFLKVSRLIKRRTLAKEVADKGRIEINGIVAKASSVVKVGDELKIKFGTKEVTVKVESLKETAKKEEANSLYSVVKEERVAAE, from the coding sequence ATGCGTTTAGATAAATTTTTAAAAGTATCTCGTTTGATTAAGCGACGTACATTAGCCAAAGAGGTAGCGGACAAAGGCCGTATTGAAATTAATGGGATCGTTGCAAAAGCAAGCTCCGTTGTCAAAGTAGGCGATGAATTGAAAATTAAATTTGGCACAAAAGAAGTGACGGTAAAGGTGGAATCACTTAAAGAAACCGCCAAAAAAGAAGAAGCAAACTCTTTATATTCTGTCGTAAAAGAAGAACGAGTTGCAGCTGAATAA
- the spoIIE gene encoding stage II sporulation protein E, which translates to MQKTERNYSQPVGEVVFNRSRLEFSRFFGRVSLKIERLMFQHGLLLLMVGFLLGRALILMKIMPFALPFFASVYVIKRDKIGIATISVLAGAFSLSIQNGGMVFLSIFAFLLFNRLSGFFSVESLRKLPFLVFATMLITKVGVFYVIDRDLTFYDFTFAAVEAGLSFILTMIFLQSIPLLSSKSRRQSLKVEEVICLIILLATVMTGTSGWSVYGLSVEHILSRYLVVVFAFVAGSTTGATVGVVCGLVLSLANVSSLYEMSLLAFAGLLGGLLKDGKRVGAALGLIVGSLLIGLYAQADQPVMTNLYESLVAVGLFFLTPLIILKNIGKIIPGTTENLNDQQQYLRKIRDVTAHRVQQFSTVFNALSNSFSQNGFYDEGNDENKEVDYFLSNVTERTCQLCFKKEQCWGAQFDKTYEYMTQIMEEVDNGTLHQNTRISREMDKHCIKAKKVIDIIDQELTYFKANQKINKQIQDSRKIVAEQLMGVSQVMENFANEIKRERENWYMQEEQIQAAIRDFGIEINQIEIYNLEAGNVDIEMWTPYCHDRGESEKLIAPMLSDILGETIMVKHEECAAYPQELCHVSFGSAKAFVVETGVAHAAKGGGFVSGDSYSMIELGAGKYALAISDGMGNGERAHYESNETLQLLKKILQTGIEEKIAIKAVNSILALRTSDEIFATLDLAMIDLQDAHSKFLKIGSTPSFVKRGDKIIKIQASNLPMGIIEDFEVDVVSEQLKAGDLLIMMSDGVFEGPKHVENYEMWMKRKVAELQTSDPQEIADLIMEEVIRTRSGMIDDDMTVMVAQIKHNTPKWSTIPVYSYGKQAQ; encoded by the coding sequence ATGCAAAAAACAGAAAGGAATTATTCACAGCCAGTTGGAGAAGTGGTCTTTAATCGTTCGCGTTTAGAATTTTCACGATTTTTTGGACGAGTTAGCTTGAAGATTGAGCGTCTTATGTTTCAACACGGTTTATTACTTCTAATGGTCGGCTTCCTATTAGGTCGTGCATTAATCCTAATGAAAATTATGCCGTTTGCCCTCCCGTTCTTTGCATCAGTTTATGTGATTAAGAGAGATAAAATAGGGATTGCGACAATATCTGTTTTAGCTGGTGCGTTCAGTTTATCCATTCAAAATGGAGGAATGGTCTTTTTATCGATATTTGCCTTCTTACTCTTTAATCGACTTAGTGGCTTTTTCTCCGTAGAGTCTCTGCGTAAGCTCCCGTTCCTTGTTTTTGCTACAATGCTCATTACAAAAGTAGGCGTATTTTACGTAATTGATCGAGATCTTACGTTTTATGATTTTACTTTTGCGGCTGTTGAAGCTGGTTTGAGCTTTATCTTAACCATGATTTTTCTTCAAAGTATTCCTCTGTTATCTAGTAAAAGTCGACGACAGTCTTTAAAAGTTGAAGAGGTTATTTGCTTGATTATCTTGCTTGCTACTGTCATGACGGGTACGAGCGGTTGGAGTGTCTACGGATTATCCGTCGAGCATATTTTATCTCGTTATTTGGTCGTTGTTTTTGCATTTGTAGCTGGATCTACAACAGGTGCTACGGTAGGCGTTGTTTGTGGACTAGTACTTAGTCTAGCGAATGTATCAAGCTTATATGAAATGAGCCTATTAGCTTTTGCTGGTCTGCTTGGTGGTCTGCTAAAAGACGGAAAAAGAGTAGGTGCAGCGCTTGGGCTAATCGTTGGTTCGTTATTAATTGGTCTATATGCACAAGCTGATCAACCTGTAATGACGAACCTTTATGAATCGCTTGTAGCAGTGGGGCTATTCTTCTTAACACCTCTTATTATCCTAAAGAATATTGGGAAAATCATTCCGGGTACAACTGAAAATCTCAATGATCAACAGCAATATTTACGGAAAATTAGAGATGTAACTGCACATCGCGTACAGCAGTTTTCTACTGTATTCAATGCGCTCTCAAACAGTTTCTCTCAAAACGGTTTTTACGATGAGGGAAATGATGAAAATAAAGAAGTGGATTACTTTTTAAGTAACGTCACAGAGCGAACATGTCAGCTTTGCTTCAAAAAGGAACAGTGTTGGGGAGCTCAGTTCGATAAAACATACGAATACATGACGCAAATCATGGAAGAAGTCGATAATGGAACTCTTCATCAAAATACGAGAATTAGTCGTGAGATGGACAAGCACTGTATTAAGGCTAAAAAGGTTATTGATATTATTGATCAAGAACTAACGTATTTTAAAGCGAATCAAAAAATCAATAAACAAATTCAAGATAGCCGAAAAATTGTAGCTGAACAGCTCATGGGTGTTTCACAAGTGATGGAGAACTTTGCAAATGAAATTAAAAGAGAACGTGAAAATTGGTATATGCAAGAAGAACAAATTCAAGCGGCCATTCGAGATTTTGGGATTGAGATTAATCAAATCGAAATCTATAATCTTGAGGCTGGAAATGTGGACATCGAAATGTGGACTCCTTACTGCCATGATCGAGGCGAAAGCGAAAAACTCATTGCTCCAATGCTTTCAGATATTTTGGGGGAGACGATTATGGTCAAGCACGAAGAATGCGCGGCTTATCCGCAGGAACTTTGCCATGTTTCCTTTGGTTCAGCGAAAGCGTTTGTTGTTGAAACAGGCGTTGCTCATGCTGCAAAAGGCGGAGGATTTGTATCAGGAGATAGCTATTCGATGATTGAATTAGGGGCAGGGAAGTATGCCCTAGCGATTAGTGATGGAATGGGGAACGGTGAACGCGCTCATTATGAGAGTAATGAAACGCTCCAGCTTTTAAAGAAAATTCTGCAGACCGGAATTGAAGAAAAAATAGCGATTAAAGCAGTAAATTCAATTTTAGCATTACGGACAAGTGACGAAATTTTTGCAACACTTGATTTGGCGATGATCGATCTACAGGATGCTCATTCAAAATTCTTAAAGATTGGTTCGACACCAAGCTTCGTTAAAAGAGGCGATAAGATTATTAAAATACAAGCAAGTAATCTACCAATGGGCATTATAGAAGATTTCGAGGTAGATGTTGTAAGTGAGCAGCTTAAGGCTGGAGATTTGCTAATCATGATGAGTGACGGTGTGTTTGAAGGACCGAAGCACGTCGAAAACTATGAAATGTGGATGAAGCGAAAGGTAGCTGAGTTGCAAACCAGTGATCCACAAGAAATCGCTGATTTAATTATGGAAGAAGTTATTCGTACAAGATCTGGAATGATTGATGATGATATGACGGTTATGGTAGCGCAAATTAAGCATAATACACCTAAGTGGTCGACAATTCCCGTCTATTCATACGGAAAACAAGCTCAATAA
- the yabQ gene encoding spore cortex biosynthesis protein YabQ, whose translation MSLNLQFYTMIAMISMGSYLGAALDTYHYFFNRSKRSSWLVFINDLLFWFLQSLLVFYVLFTVNEGELRFYAFLALICGFATYQALLKGMYMRVLVFLVQTIVRIYKVLVRTIKLLIVSPVFFLVKMVLAVLLGGIQILLKLGLFLFKIIFAPFKWISFLIWRMLPKSVKDFSVKTTVKIKGFLPRLQNMKQQLLTWWEKFRNKEE comes from the coding sequence ATGAGTTTAAATTTGCAATTTTACACAATGATCGCTATGATTTCGATGGGTAGTTACTTAGGTGCTGCCCTCGATACATATCATTATTTCTTTAATCGGTCGAAGAGGTCCTCGTGGCTTGTATTTATAAACGATCTTTTATTTTGGTTTCTGCAATCATTACTTGTATTCTATGTACTTTTTACGGTGAACGAAGGAGAACTTCGTTTTTATGCATTCTTAGCCTTAATATGTGGTTTTGCTACGTATCAGGCTTTATTAAAGGGAATGTATATGAGAGTTCTGGTGTTCCTCGTTCAAACGATTGTGCGTATCTATAAAGTACTCGTTCGAACAATTAAGTTGTTGATCGTTTCTCCTGTTTTCTTCCTAGTAAAAATGGTACTAGCTGTTTTGCTAGGTGGTATACAGATTTTGTTAAAGTTAGGTTTGTTCCTGTTTAAGATTATTTTTGCGCCTTTTAAGTGGATAAGCTTTCTTATTTGGCGAATGTTGCCTAAATCTGTAAAAGACTTTTCTGTGAAGACAACAGTGAAAATAAAGGGATTTCTCCCTAGGTTACAGAATATGAAACAACAACTTCTAACGTGGTGGGAAAAATTTAGAAATAAGGAGGAGTAG
- a CDS encoding S1 domain-containing RNA-binding protein, with product MSIEVGSKLQGKVTGITNFGAFVELPEGSTGLVHISEVADNYVKDIRDHLQVGDSVEVKVINVEKDGKIGLSIKKAKESERPERPERTDRPQRPDRGDRPQRPFRGGGDRPQRNRNNNNDRGPSKENFEQKMVRFLKESEDRLASLKRNTESKRGGRGARRG from the coding sequence ATGTCAATCGAAGTAGGCAGCAAGTTACAGGGAAAGGTAACGGGCATTACTAATTTTGGAGCATTCGTGGAATTACCAGAGGGCTCAACAGGCTTAGTTCACATCAGTGAAGTAGCTGATAACTATGTAAAGGACATTCGCGATCACTTGCAAGTCGGGGATTCTGTAGAAGTAAAAGTAATTAACGTTGAGAAAGATGGCAAGATTGGTCTTTCAATCAAGAAGGCAAAAGAAAGTGAGCGTCCAGAACGTCCAGAGCGTACCGATCGTCCACAACGTCCAGATCGTGGCGACCGCCCGCAACGTCCGTTCCGTGGGGGTGGCGACCGCCCTCAAAGAAACCGTAACAACAATAATGATAGAGGACCATCAAAAGAGAACTTCGAACAAAAAATGGTGCGCTTCCTCAAAGAAAGTGAAGATCGTCTAGCTTCTTTAAAACGCAATACGGAGTCCAAACGTGGTGGCCGTGGCGCTAGAAGAGGGTAA
- the hpt gene encoding hypoxanthine phosphoribosyltransferase, with product MNQDIKEILITEEEIQEKVKELGKILTDEYQDRFPLAIGVLKGAMPFMADLLKRVDTYLEMDFMDVSSYGNQTVSSGEVKIIKDLDTSVEGRDVLIIEDIIDSGLTLSYLVELFKYRKAKSIKIVTLLDKPTGRKAKIKADVVGFNVPDAFVVGYGLDYQEKYRNLPYIGILKPEVYSN from the coding sequence ATGAATCAAGATATTAAAGAAATTTTAATTACTGAAGAAGAAATTCAGGAAAAAGTAAAAGAATTGGGTAAGATACTAACAGATGAGTATCAAGACCGCTTTCCTTTGGCGATTGGCGTGTTAAAAGGTGCAATGCCGTTCATGGCTGACCTTCTTAAACGTGTAGATACATATTTAGAAATGGATTTTATGGACGTATCTAGTTATGGAAACCAAACGGTATCATCTGGTGAAGTAAAAATCATCAAAGACCTTGATACATCAGTCGAGGGTCGTGATGTCTTAATTATTGAAGATATCATTGATAGTGGTTTAACTTTAAGTTATTTAGTGGAACTATTTAAATATCGCAAAGCTAAATCCATTAAAATTGTAACGCTTTTAGACAAACCAACAGGCCGTAAAGCAAAAATTAAAGCGGATGTTGTCGGTTTTAATGTTCCAGATGCGTTTGTAGTTGGATATGGGCTAGACTATCAAGAAAAATATCGCAACTTACCGTACATCGGAATTCTTAAACCAGAAGTATACAGTAACTAA
- a CDS encoding FtsB family cell division protein: protein MSSKRDDKVSPLSSDYMEAQTMKKQNKSRRRVGLTRRLIAFGVIALIILGSITSVLISQHQTLQKREEDKKQLHTKIAKLDQKEKQLKDEIAKLNDEEYIKKIARRDYFLSENGEIIFNIKKGDKSSN, encoded by the coding sequence ATGAGTTCAAAACGCGATGACAAAGTATCTCCGCTAAGTTCTGATTACATGGAAGCCCAAACAATGAAAAAGCAAAATAAAAGCAGACGTCGTGTCGGACTAACGAGAAGACTTATTGCGTTTGGAGTTATTGCGCTCATCATACTGGGATCCATTACATCTGTTCTTATTTCACAGCATCAAACTCTTCAAAAACGTGAAGAAGATAAAAAGCAATTGCATACAAAAATTGCAAAGCTAGATCAAAAAGAAAAGCAGTTAAAAGACGAAATAGCGAAATTAAATGATGAAGAATACATTAAGAAAATTGCACGTCGAGACTACTTTTTATCCGAAAATGGAGAAATTATTTTCAACATAAAAAAGGGCGATAAGTCCTCGAATTGA
- the ftsH gene encoding ATP-dependent zinc metalloprotease FtsH, which produces MNRIFRNAIFYLLIFLVVIGVVTFFSGSNQQTEPMRNDTFISHLDKGDVESLSIKPERGVYEVRGKLKSYDQDKQFLTYIPNSNKALERIDNAATENKVKVTTDPADEASGWMTFFTSIIPFVIIFILFFFLINQAQGGGSRVMNFGKSKAKLYSEEKKKVKFRDVAGADEEKQELVEVVEFLKDPRKFAELGARIPKGVLLVGPPGTGKTLLARAVAGEAGVPFFSISGSDFVEMFVGVGASRVRDLFENAKKNAPCIIFIDEIDAVGRQRGAGLGGGHDEREQTLNQLLVEMDGFGANEGIIIVAATNRPDILDPALLRPGRFDRQITVDRPDVNGREAVLRVHARNKPLDEGVNLKAIAMRTPGFSGADLENLLNEAALVAARQNKKKIDMTDIDEATDRVIAGPAKKSRVISEKERNIVAYHEAGHTIIGVVLDEADMVHKVTIVPRGQAGGYAVMLPREDRYFMTKPELLDKITGLLGGRVSEEIIFGEVSTGAHNDFQRATNIARKMVTEYGMSDKLGPMQFGQSQGGQVFLGRDINNEQNYSDAIAHEIDLEVQRFIKDCYERARQILLDNREKLELVAQTLLKVETLDAEQIQHLVDHGKLPDRTPKDDDVKVNILTKKDEDVKVEPKEDPKPIEEPKQDPIDDPNDNGPKI; this is translated from the coding sequence ATGAATCGCATCTTCCGTAATGCCATATTTTACTTACTTATCTTTTTAGTGGTTATTGGCGTTGTGACATTCTTCAGTGGATCTAACCAACAAACTGAACCAATGCGCAACGATACGTTTATTTCTCACCTAGATAAAGGCGATGTAGAGTCACTCTCCATTAAGCCTGAACGAGGTGTGTACGAAGTTCGAGGAAAGTTAAAATCGTATGATCAAGACAAACAATTCTTAACTTATATCCCGAATAGCAACAAAGCATTAGAGCGCATTGATAATGCAGCGACTGAAAACAAAGTGAAGGTGACGACAGATCCTGCTGATGAAGCAAGTGGCTGGATGACATTCTTTACATCAATCATTCCGTTTGTGATTATCTTTATCCTGTTCTTCTTCTTAATTAACCAGGCTCAAGGCGGCGGAAGTCGTGTTATGAACTTTGGTAAAAGTAAAGCGAAGCTTTACAGCGAAGAAAAGAAAAAGGTTAAGTTTAGAGATGTAGCGGGAGCAGATGAAGAGAAGCAAGAGCTTGTTGAGGTTGTAGAGTTCTTGAAAGACCCTCGTAAGTTTGCTGAGCTCGGTGCACGTATTCCAAAAGGTGTTCTTCTTGTAGGACCTCCAGGAACAGGTAAAACATTACTTGCTCGTGCTGTAGCTGGTGAAGCTGGCGTTCCATTCTTCTCGATCAGTGGTTCTGATTTCGTGGAAATGTTTGTGGGTGTCGGTGCTTCTCGTGTACGTGACTTGTTCGAAAATGCGAAGAAGAATGCACCATGTATCATCTTTATCGATGAAATTGATGCAGTAGGTCGTCAACGTGGAGCAGGTTTAGGTGGAGGACACGATGAGCGTGAACAAACACTAAACCAATTACTTGTTGAAATGGACGGATTCGGTGCAAACGAAGGAATCATCATCGTTGCTGCAACTAACCGCCCTGACATTCTTGACCCAGCTTTATTACGTCCAGGACGTTTTGACCGTCAAATTACGGTAGATCGCCCAGATGTAAATGGTCGTGAAGCAGTACTTCGAGTACATGCACGCAACAAGCCACTTGATGAAGGTGTTAACTTAAAAGCAATTGCAATGCGTACGCCTGGATTCTCGGGAGCAGATCTTGAGAACTTACTTAATGAGGCAGCGCTTGTAGCAGCTAGACAAAACAAGAAGAAAATTGACATGACCGATATTGACGAAGCAACTGACCGTGTTATTGCAGGTCCTGCTAAGAAAAGTCGCGTCATTTCTGAGAAAGAACGTAACATTGTTGCCTACCATGAGGCAGGTCATACAATTATCGGTGTTGTACTAGATGAAGCAGATATGGTACATAAAGTAACAATCGTACCACGTGGTCAAGCGGGTGGTTATGCTGTTATGCTACCAAGAGAAGACCGCTACTTCATGACGAAACCAGAATTGCTTGATAAGATTACCGGCTTACTAGGTGGTCGTGTATCAGAGGAAATCATCTTCGGAGAGGTGAGCACAGGTGCTCATAATGACTTCCAACGTGCAACGAATATCGCACGTAAGATGGTAACTGAATATGGTATGAGTGACAAACTAGGACCAATGCAGTTTGGTCAATCACAAGGTGGTCAAGTGTTCTTAGGCCGCGATATCAATAATGAACAAAACTATAGTGATGCAATCGCACATGAAATCGATCTTGAAGTTCAACGCTTCATCAAAGATTGCTATGAGCGAGCTCGCCAAATTCTACTTGATAACCGCGAAAAACTTGAGCTTGTAGCTCAAACGTTACTGAAAGTGGAAACATTAGATGCTGAACAAATTCAGCACCTTGTAGACCACGGAAAGCTACCGGATCGTACGCCAAAAGATGACGATGTAAAAGTTAACATCTTAACGAAAAAGGACGAAGACGTGAAAGTAGAGCCTAAAGAAGATCCAAAGCCAATTGAAGAACCAAAGCAAGACCCAATCGACGATCCTAACGATAACGGTCCGAAAATATAA